Proteins encoded by one window of Spirochaetota bacterium:
- a CDS encoding chemotaxis protein CheD, which translates to MHIRNSQKYGKPIKIIHPGEFYVSDGDEIIGTLLGSCIAVCLHDPERGVSGMNHFMLPGRISGTDITKDGRAKYGITAINRLIRSLEKAGADRDRMIAKIFGGGEVLDGVIATTTIPADNIRLARVMMEMEDIQIEEIDVGGKYTRKILMDVKTGEVYLKKSTRKEVMQKVGKVEVDFARGIAGKA; encoded by the coding sequence ATGCATATCAGGAACAGTCAGAAGTACGGCAAGCCCATCAAGATAATACATCCGGGCGAATTCTACGTATCGGACGGCGACGAAATAATCGGAACGCTGCTGGGGTCGTGCATAGCGGTGTGCCTGCATGACCCGGAGCGGGGAGTTTCGGGCATGAACCACTTCATGCTGCCGGGACGCATCTCCGGGACCGATATAACGAAGGACGGCAGGGCCAAATATGGAATCACCGCCATAAACAGGCTCATTCGGTCACTTGAGAAGGCCGGTGCGGACAGGGACCGGATGATCGCCAAGATTTTCGGCGGCGGAGAGGTGCTCGACGGTGTCATCGCCACCACAACCATTCCCGCCGATAACATACGGCTGGCCAGGGTGATGATGGAGATGGAGGACATCCAGATAGAGGAGATAGACGTCGGAGGGAAATATACCCGGAAAATACTGATGGATGTTAAAACCGGAGAGGTGTATTTGAAAAAATCGACCCGAAAGGAAGTGATGCAGAAGGTGGGGAAGGTCGAAGTCGATTTCGCGCGCGGAATAGCCGGGAAAGCATGA